Proteins encoded within one genomic window of Episyrphus balteatus chromosome 1, idEpiBalt1.1, whole genome shotgun sequence:
- the LOC129905728 gene encoding uncharacterized protein LOC129905728, producing MSPTQAAAASEIPKLEPSSFSSHHSTFEITETKYSVRILKMNNSTFIYIGINGREFLDEIGLAMPIADSPGNVVNTVALGPQLGCDSQQLAQKLAKRLNKQIYVSCNVPFDRMVMPMLEKNLVKIIQDNPDVV from the coding sequence ATGTCTCCAACACAAGCAGCAGCTGCCTCAGAGATCCCCAAGCTAGAACCATCATCCTTCTCCTCCCATCATTCAACATTCGAAATCACAGAAACTAAATATTCTGtgcgaatattaaagatgaacAATTCCACCTTCATTTACATTGGCATAAATGGCCGTGAGTTTCTCGATGAAATTGGCCTTGCAATGCCAATTGCCGATTCGCCGGGCAATGTGGTTAATACAGTCGCGTTGGGCCCCCAACTTGGATGCGATTCACAGCAACTTGCCCAAAAGCTAGCCAAACGTTTGAACAAACAAATCTATGTCAGCTGCAATGTGCCATTCGATCGAATGGTCATGCCAATGCTGGAAAAGAATTTGGTCAAAATTATTCAAGATAATCCTGATGTAGTTTAG